The Sorangiineae bacterium MSr11367 genome window below encodes:
- a CDS encoding ArsR family transcriptional regulator yields MSNVVGRLIEFWGFKRNMGRVWAVLYLSPDPLSAEDLRQLLKLSSGAVSMTLSELSRWGVVRKVWVQGERRDFYAAEVQLWRMISRVFNEREKGEITMAIDAFEEALAMLDTIQVGRDTDAKTRARVELQRSRIGQLLELARLGQRLLDVFLSTAKIDAEPLVRFLLGTRNDAPRS; encoded by the coding sequence GTGAGCAACGTGGTCGGGCGCCTCATCGAGTTCTGGGGCTTCAAACGGAACATGGGCCGCGTCTGGGCAGTGTTGTATCTATCGCCTGACCCGCTCAGTGCCGAGGACCTGCGTCAACTCCTCAAGCTCTCGAGCGGGGCGGTCAGCATGACCCTGAGTGAGCTTTCGCGATGGGGCGTGGTCCGCAAGGTCTGGGTGCAGGGTGAGCGAAGAGACTTCTATGCGGCGGAGGTGCAGCTTTGGCGGATGATCTCCCGCGTGTTCAACGAACGCGAAAAGGGGGAGATCACGATGGCCATCGACGCCTTCGAGGAGGCGCTCGCCATGCTGGACACGATTCAGGTGGGGCGCGACACGGACGCGAAGACGCGGGCCCGCGTGGAGCTGCAGCGCTCGCGCATCGGACAGCTTCTCGAACTGGCCCGCCTCGGCCAACGCCTGCTCGACGTCTTCCTCTCGACGGCGAAGATCGACGCCGAGCCGCTCGTGCGCTTTCTCCTCGGCACCCGCAACGACGCGCCGCGCTCGTAG
- a CDS encoding fatty acyl-AMP ligase, producing the protein MANARTIAQAIEDAAKTAPTRGFRFVPESGVPGTRGVTETSEASFSFTAIERASARYGGALQALGLRKGDRVALILPANEDFVLCFFGAIVAGIIPVPIYPPLGPGQLQTYLDNTRHIVEKSGARALITPAKIKRLLGTVQSACPALEQVVAVEAIRESMEALRPEKITLDDIAFLQFTSGSTSRPKGVSLTHANLAANLACIMQDGLAAREGDVGVSWLPLYHDMGLIGFVIAPLYYRVPTVYLSPLLFLKRPITWFQTISRHKGTISYAPNFAYALCLKRIREKDLEGIDLSSWRVAGCGAEPIRPETLETFASTYAGVGFKKSAFVPSYGMAESSLAIAFSPIDQGPKVLALDGPTLWSEGVVKLQDDIPPRSGLDNPDAVVRLVSCGRAFPEHQIRIFDPDDLTSEHPFEERKVGEIRISGPSVMHGYWEDVERTREAFAGPFLRTGDLGFVHEDEIYICGRIKEVVIVNGRNYYPQDMEWEASQVPGVRKGSVIAFGSRHPSGIEADRERVVIAFEMQDAHDMSLAQKVSKEIRKSVQDGLGLTLDDVVALPPGSLPKTSSGKLQRAKTRTLYEAGELAEQGANKREGGRLELAKHAARSQLSYFKLAVLGGRRKREE; encoded by the coding sequence ATGGCAAACGCTCGCACGATCGCCCAGGCCATCGAAGATGCCGCGAAAACCGCACCGACGCGCGGGTTTCGCTTCGTCCCCGAGAGCGGCGTCCCCGGCACACGGGGCGTCACCGAGACGAGTGAGGCGTCCTTCTCGTTCACCGCCATCGAGCGCGCCTCGGCCCGTTACGGCGGGGCCCTGCAGGCCCTCGGGCTGCGCAAAGGCGACCGCGTTGCCTTGATTTTGCCGGCCAACGAGGACTTCGTCCTCTGCTTTTTCGGCGCCATCGTGGCCGGCATCATCCCCGTCCCCATCTACCCGCCGCTGGGCCCGGGGCAGCTGCAGACCTACCTCGACAACACGCGTCACATCGTGGAAAAAAGCGGTGCACGTGCACTCATCACGCCCGCGAAGATCAAGCGGCTGCTCGGCACGGTGCAGTCGGCTTGCCCTGCGCTCGAGCAAGTGGTGGCCGTGGAGGCCATCCGCGAGTCCATGGAAGCACTGCGTCCCGAGAAAATTACGCTGGACGACATTGCCTTTCTTCAGTTCACCAGCGGCTCCACGTCCCGCCCCAAGGGCGTGAGCCTCACCCACGCGAACCTGGCCGCGAACCTCGCGTGCATCATGCAAGACGGCCTGGCCGCGCGCGAGGGTGACGTCGGCGTGTCGTGGCTGCCGCTTTACCATGACATGGGCCTCATCGGCTTCGTCATCGCGCCGCTCTACTACCGCGTGCCGACGGTGTACCTGTCGCCCCTGCTCTTCCTGAAGCGGCCCATCACCTGGTTCCAGACCATCTCGCGGCACAAGGGCACCATCTCCTACGCGCCCAACTTCGCCTACGCGCTGTGCCTCAAACGCATCCGCGAGAAAGACCTGGAGGGCATCGACCTGTCGAGCTGGCGGGTCGCCGGCTGCGGCGCCGAGCCGATCCGGCCGGAAACGCTGGAAACGTTTGCCTCGACGTACGCGGGCGTGGGCTTCAAAAAAAGCGCCTTCGTGCCCTCGTACGGCATGGCCGAATCGTCGCTGGCCATCGCCTTCAGCCCGATCGATCAGGGGCCGAAGGTCCTCGCCCTCGACGGCCCCACGCTCTGGTCCGAGGGCGTGGTCAAGCTGCAGGACGACATCCCGCCGCGCTCCGGACTGGACAATCCCGACGCGGTGGTGCGCCTCGTCTCGTGCGGCCGCGCCTTCCCCGAGCATCAGATTCGCATTTTCGATCCCGACGATCTCACGAGCGAGCACCCGTTCGAGGAACGCAAGGTGGGGGAAATCCGCATCTCGGGCCCCAGCGTGATGCACGGCTACTGGGAAGACGTGGAGCGCACGCGTGAAGCCTTCGCCGGTCCCTTTTTGCGCACGGGCGATCTCGGCTTCGTGCACGAGGACGAGATCTACATCTGCGGGCGCATCAAGGAGGTCGTCATCGTCAACGGCCGCAACTACTACCCGCAGGACATGGAGTGGGAGGCGAGCCAGGTGCCGGGCGTGCGCAAGGGCAGCGTGATCGCATTCGGCTCGAGGCATCCGAGCGGCATCGAGGCCGATCGCGAGCGCGTGGTCATCGCGTTCGAGATGCAGGATGCGCACGACATGTCCCTCGCACAAAAGGTCTCCAAAGAGATCCGCAAGTCCGTGCAAGATGGTCTGGGCCTCACCCTGGACGACGTGGTGGCCCTTCCCCCGGGCTCCTTGCCCAAGACCTCCAGCGGCAAGCTGCAACGCGCCAAGACGCGCACGCTGTACGAAGCGGGCGAACTGGCCGAGCAGGGCGCGAACAAGCGCGAAGGCGGTCGTCTCGAGCTGGCGAAACATGCCGCGCGGAGTCAGCTGAGCTACTTCAAGCTGGCCGTGCTGGGCGGGCGCCGCAAGCGCGAAGAATAG
- a CDS encoding flippase-like domain-containing protein — MPLDSAAPIESRPGVPVRRILLVVLLGVAAYGAFAVYTGVGKIAGSLQTYAYSTFFAACLLAFANYVTRFLKWEFYLARLEIRGVSKLESFLTFLSGFILTISPGKVGEVFKSLVLHETHGVPVARTAPIVVAERVTDLIGIIVLITLGSIGFSGGMLWAAIGAVLVLALLIVVGSRRTSLGIIGMVERMPGKMGKIGPKLRDAYESLATLVAPRNLVVPTLMSIVAWAFECLSLWVVLQGFGQSTSVLLCTFFYATSTLAGAIIPVPGGLGVTEGALQRQMMELGNVSEGTSTAAMLLVRFATLWFAVLVGFVALSALKRRHPGLFAKG, encoded by the coding sequence ATGCCTTTGGATTCCGCCGCCCCCATCGAATCGCGCCCGGGTGTACCGGTTCGGCGCATCCTCTTGGTCGTTCTGCTTGGCGTGGCCGCCTACGGGGCCTTCGCCGTCTACACGGGCGTCGGCAAGATCGCCGGCTCGCTTCAGACATATGCCTATTCCACCTTCTTCGCGGCATGCCTGCTTGCGTTCGCGAACTACGTAACCCGTTTTCTCAAGTGGGAATTTTACCTCGCGCGCCTCGAGATCCGGGGCGTCTCCAAGCTGGAGAGCTTTCTCACCTTTCTGTCGGGCTTCATCCTGACCATCTCGCCCGGCAAAGTCGGCGAGGTGTTCAAGTCGCTGGTCCTCCACGAGACGCACGGTGTGCCCGTCGCACGAACGGCCCCCATCGTCGTCGCCGAGCGCGTGACGGATCTCATCGGCATCATCGTGCTCATCACCCTCGGGTCCATCGGATTTTCCGGCGGGATGCTCTGGGCGGCCATCGGCGCCGTGCTGGTGCTCGCGCTGCTCATCGTGGTCGGCTCGCGCCGCACGTCGCTGGGCATCATCGGCATGGTCGAGCGCATGCCCGGAAAAATGGGCAAGATTGGCCCCAAGCTGCGCGACGCGTACGAAAGCCTGGCGACGTTGGTGGCCCCACGCAACCTCGTCGTGCCCACGTTGATGTCCATCGTCGCGTGGGCCTTCGAGTGCCTCTCGCTGTGGGTGGTGCTGCAGGGCTTCGGCCAGTCGACCAGCGTGCTGCTCTGCACCTTTTTCTACGCAACGAGCACCCTCGCCGGCGCCATCATCCCCGTCCCGGGCGGCCTTGGCGTCACCGAGGGCGCGCTGCAGCGGCAGATGATGGAACTCGGCAACGTCAGCGAGGGCACCAGCACCGCGGCGATGCTCCTCGTGCGCTTCGCCACGCTTTGGTTCGCGGTGCTCGTGGGCTTCGTCGCGCTGAGCGCCCTCAAGCGGCGCCACCCGGGACTATTCGCGAAAGGTTAG
- a CDS encoding DEAD/DEAH box helicase yields MSEEAQTPPPPPTFDVLPLSADVRRAVDALGYVHPTPVQRAVFEPASRGRSLVVQARTGTGKTAAFGLPIVDQLVRRGHPHVQALILTPTRELALQVSREITHLGQFRGTKVTAIYGGAPMGKQIDELASGAQVVAGTPGRVLDHLRRGTLDPSHIRIFVLDEADEMLSMGFAKELHAIVELLPRERQGLFFSATIPPDIERLAVNQLRDPEFVTLSSDQVGALEINHFVYLVGQSDKRKELVRILEVENPESAIIFCNTRDETERVAETLKNQGYDAEWLNGDLEQRERERIMQNTREGKLRFLVATDVAARGIDISHLTHVINADFPESAEYYVHRTGRTGRAGKTGTAISLVGPKNIGALYILRLTYKIRPIEKQLPSAAELKTRSEHDLITMFVEAFKAQAHPDDLALARRLLTHADVEPIVAGLLRAHLGAREEAGENPRQDAAEARRAKNPTKIESAPAAAPAAGARRGGARTGRSELRRHGTSSPVRDDVEVARYTVTDPRVDLAPVTLATPSEPPPSPSAEPSENGANEEFARIFVNVGRRDGVGPLDFHRMLFEGAGLSQKDVGPIHVRDRISFVSVRREWLDKSVAALAGQVVGGRSIVAEPARERGA; encoded by the coding sequence GTGTCCGAAGAAGCTCAAACGCCTCCCCCGCCGCCCACATTCGACGTCCTGCCCCTGAGCGCCGACGTGCGGCGTGCGGTCGATGCCCTCGGTTACGTGCATCCCACGCCCGTGCAGCGCGCCGTGTTCGAGCCGGCCTCGCGCGGCCGCAGCCTGGTGGTGCAGGCGCGGACCGGCACCGGCAAGACGGCAGCCTTCGGCCTGCCCATCGTCGATCAGCTGGTGCGACGCGGCCATCCGCACGTGCAAGCGCTCATCCTCACGCCGACGCGCGAGCTGGCCCTGCAGGTCTCCCGCGAGATCACGCACCTCGGCCAATTCCGTGGCACCAAGGTCACCGCCATCTACGGCGGCGCTCCCATGGGCAAGCAGATCGACGAGCTAGCCTCCGGGGCGCAAGTCGTGGCCGGCACCCCGGGCCGCGTGCTCGATCACCTGCGGCGGGGAACGCTCGACCCGAGCCATATCCGCATCTTCGTGCTCGACGAGGCCGACGAGATGCTCTCCATGGGCTTCGCCAAGGAGCTGCACGCCATCGTCGAGCTTCTGCCCCGCGAACGGCAGGGCCTGTTCTTCAGCGCGACCATCCCGCCGGACATCGAGCGCCTCGCGGTCAACCAACTGCGCGATCCCGAGTTCGTCACGCTCTCGAGCGACCAGGTCGGCGCCCTCGAGATCAACCATTTCGTGTACCTGGTCGGGCAGAGCGACAAGCGCAAGGAGCTCGTGCGCATCCTCGAGGTGGAAAACCCCGAGAGCGCGATCATCTTCTGCAACACGCGCGACGAGACGGAACGCGTGGCCGAGACGCTGAAGAACCAGGGCTACGACGCCGAGTGGCTCAATGGAGACCTCGAGCAGCGCGAGCGCGAGCGTATCATGCAGAATACACGCGAGGGGAAGCTGCGCTTCCTCGTCGCGACGGACGTGGCCGCGCGCGGTATCGACATTTCGCACCTCACGCACGTCATCAATGCCGACTTCCCCGAGAGCGCCGAGTACTACGTGCACCGCACGGGCCGCACCGGGCGCGCGGGGAAGACGGGCACGGCCATCTCGCTGGTCGGGCCGAAGAACATCGGTGCACTGTACATCCTTCGGCTGACGTACAAGATTCGCCCCATCGAGAAGCAGCTCCCCTCGGCGGCGGAGCTCAAGACCCGCTCCGAGCACGATCTCATCACGATGTTCGTCGAGGCCTTCAAGGCCCAGGCGCACCCGGACGATCTCGCGCTCGCGCGAAGGCTCCTCACCCACGCGGACGTCGAGCCCATCGTCGCGGGGCTGCTCCGTGCGCACCTCGGCGCGCGTGAAGAGGCCGGTGAGAATCCCCGGCAAGATGCGGCGGAAGCGCGGCGCGCGAAAAATCCTACGAAGATCGAATCGGCACCGGCGGCAGCACCGGCAGCGGGCGCGCGCCGCGGTGGCGCTCGCACGGGTCGCTCCGAATTGCGCCGGCACGGCACATCTTCGCCCGTGCGCGACGATGTCGAGGTCGCGCGATACACGGTGACCGATCCGCGTGTCGACCTCGCGCCGGTCACGCTGGCCACCCCCTCGGAACCGCCGCCCTCACCTTCGGCGGAGCCCAGCGAAAATGGTGCGAACGAGGAGTTCGCGCGCATCTTCGTGAACGTGGGGCGGCGCGATGGCGTCGGACCGCTCGACTTCCACCGCATGCTCTTCGAGGGCGCCGGGCTATCGCAGAAAGACGTCGGCCCCATCCATGTGCGCGATCGCATTAGTTTCGTGAGCGTGCGGCGCGAGTGGCTCGACAAGTCGGTCGCAGCGCTCGCCGGTCAGGTCGTCGGCGGTCGCAGCATCGTGGCAGAGCCTGCGCGCGAACGCGGCGCCTGA
- a CDS encoding Uma2 family endonuclease produces MANAAIDLRDIPLERQRRLRRSEYDQLVLLGVFNDERVELLYGVVVKTSPIGAPHNEAVDELNERLVLALSGRARVRIQGSFAASDDSEPEPDVAIYPRGDYSKDHPDRAYLIIEVAESSLKDDRTVKARLYAETGVPEYWIVNLIDHVVEVHRQPQGGKYASVTVARRGESLAIEQFPDVVIPIESILKG; encoded by the coding sequence ATGGCCAACGCGGCGATCGATCTTCGTGACATTCCGTTGGAACGACAGCGCCGGCTGCGGCGCTCGGAGTACGACCAACTCGTCCTCCTCGGCGTTTTCAACGATGAGCGCGTGGAATTGCTCTACGGTGTCGTCGTCAAGACGAGCCCGATCGGTGCGCCGCACAACGAAGCCGTGGATGAGCTAAACGAACGGCTCGTTCTCGCCCTCAGCGGCCGCGCCCGCGTGCGCATTCAGGGATCCTTTGCGGCGAGTGACGACTCCGAGCCGGAACCTGACGTGGCGATCTACCCGCGCGGTGACTATTCCAAGGATCACCCCGATCGGGCGTACCTCATCATCGAAGTCGCGGAAAGCTCGCTCAAGGACGACCGCACCGTCAAGGCACGGCTCTACGCCGAAACCGGTGTTCCCGAATATTGGATCGTCAATTTGATCGACCACGTCGTCGAGGTTCACCGTCAGCCTCAGGGCGGGAAGTACGCCAGTGTCACCGTCGCGCGTCGCGGGGAATCGCTCGCCATCGAGCAATTCCCCGATGTGGTGATTCCGATCGAATCGATTCTCAAGGGCTAG
- a CDS encoding YciI family protein, with the protein MRFMAMVKGCETNRMPPPELMAAIDRLTEEGAKAGFVMLESGGLFPTAKGGVRVRLANGNVDVIDGPFSEAKEVVGGYAIYEVPTREEAVMWTRRFMDLHRQYWPGWQGETELRQIFGPEDFAEIMGCKGG; encoded by the coding sequence ATGCGATTCATGGCGATGGTCAAAGGCTGCGAAACGAACCGAATGCCCCCACCCGAGCTGATGGCAGCTATCGACCGGCTGACCGAGGAGGGCGCCAAGGCGGGCTTCGTGATGCTCGAATCGGGAGGTCTCTTTCCCACCGCCAAGGGCGGCGTGCGCGTGCGGCTCGCCAACGGCAACGTCGATGTCATCGACGGGCCCTTCAGCGAGGCCAAAGAGGTGGTCGGCGGCTACGCGATCTACGAGGTGCCCACCCGCGAAGAGGCGGTCATGTGGACGCGGCGCTTCATGGATCTGCACCGCCAGTACTGGCCCGGCTGGCAGGGCGAGACGGAGCTCCGCCAGATCTTCGGCCCAGAGGACTTCGCGGAAATCATGGGGTGCAAAGGGGGTTAG
- a CDS encoding flavohemoglobin expression-modulating QEGLA motif protein: MEPKSRRGKAVDEEPSEPPPPVEPQYPSIPPPPPSGPWRSYKEIVAQLAGRIVEAQKPIRVLQAVRWDNGVEEQFLKNRGKELPKVDAAYYAGVELGFDPRQKAEEFESIVRDIDGELGEADAIGQIMSATALEYRDVVRMLAARGTPHFYAYSRKLYGSPKERFPDGKSTVRDLGHVLYSILTKSDETFLGATAERTLTSAECAAELNERFARYFADTEVRVQADDTILADAAAGNDYVKVRTGALFSPRDIDILEVHEGWVHVATSLNGQQQPVARWLSKGPPRTTSVQEGLAAILEIFTFRAYPRRARRLNDRVLAVDKAEDGANFIEVFEWFRTEGYEEEECFNNTRRIFRGGVLEGGAPFTKDACYCKGIVLNYAFIRSAIQHNRADLIPFLFVGKVAHEDVPVLARRVADGVIKPPRYLPSMFRDLNGLAIWMAYSTFFSQLGGESIADHYARLFARTG; encoded by the coding sequence ATGGAACCGAAGTCGCGCCGCGGTAAAGCGGTCGATGAGGAGCCCAGCGAGCCGCCGCCGCCGGTCGAGCCGCAGTATCCTTCGATTCCGCCGCCGCCGCCGTCGGGGCCCTGGCGGAGCTACAAGGAAATCGTGGCGCAGCTGGCGGGGCGTATCGTGGAGGCGCAAAAGCCCATCCGCGTGCTGCAGGCGGTGCGCTGGGACAATGGGGTCGAGGAGCAATTCCTCAAGAACCGGGGCAAGGAGCTGCCCAAGGTCGATGCGGCGTACTACGCGGGCGTGGAGCTCGGCTTCGACCCGCGCCAAAAGGCCGAAGAGTTCGAGTCCATCGTGCGCGACATCGATGGAGAGCTCGGTGAAGCCGACGCCATCGGCCAGATCATGTCGGCCACCGCGCTCGAGTACCGCGATGTGGTGCGCATGCTCGCGGCGCGCGGGACGCCGCACTTTTACGCGTACTCGCGCAAGCTTTACGGCTCGCCGAAGGAACGATTCCCCGACGGAAAGTCGACCGTGCGCGATCTCGGGCACGTGCTCTACTCGATCCTCACCAAGTCGGACGAGACGTTTCTCGGCGCCACCGCGGAGCGCACGCTCACGTCGGCGGAGTGCGCGGCGGAGTTGAACGAGCGCTTCGCGCGCTACTTTGCCGACACGGAAGTGCGCGTGCAGGCGGACGACACGATTTTGGCGGATGCGGCCGCGGGCAACGACTACGTGAAGGTTCGCACCGGCGCGCTGTTCTCGCCGCGCGACATCGACATCCTCGAGGTGCACGAGGGATGGGTGCATGTTGCAACTTCGTTGAACGGCCAGCAGCAGCCGGTGGCGCGCTGGCTGTCGAAGGGGCCGCCGCGGACCACGTCGGTGCAGGAGGGGTTGGCGGCCATCCTGGAGATCTTCACCTTCCGCGCGTACCCGCGGCGGGCGCGCCGCTTGAACGACCGCGTTCTCGCCGTCGACAAGGCGGAGGATGGCGCGAACTTCATCGAGGTCTTCGAGTGGTTTCGCACCGAGGGCTACGAGGAAGAGGAATGCTTCAACAACACGCGCCGCATCTTCCGCGGCGGCGTGCTGGAGGGCGGCGCCCCGTTCACCAAGGATGCCTGCTACTGCAAGGGCATCGTTCTGAACTACGCCTTCATCCGCAGCGCGATTCAGCACAATCGCGCCGATTTGATCCCGTTCCTCTTCGTCGGCAAAGTCGCGCACGAAGACGTCCCCGTTCTCGCGCGCCGCGTGGCCGACGGCGTCATCAAGCCGCCGCGTTATCTGCCTTCGATGTTCCGCGATCTCAATGGCCTGGCCATCTGGATGGCCTACTCGACGTTCTTCAGCCAACTGGGCGGCGAATCCATCGCCGATCATTACGCGCGTCTGTTCGCCCGCACCGGGTGA
- a CDS encoding polyprenyl synthetase family protein, producing MNSVTLLQETAIPERVGTRAAQRIADVASLFAEDMTFVEDELSRAVRTGLNPATDSAAHLLDAGGKRVRPLTVLLAASCFGATMTQAVRELAVVAELVHLATLLHDDVIDDGMERRGHPAARRVWGNAVSVLAGDLLLTHALERTSAAVRHGGDASALTDLITTLRRLVDGEVVQLRSRSRLDLEEATYFRVVRDKTASLFGWAARVGARSGGASEAAAQSFGVFGEHVGIAFQLVDDCLDYAGDPEVTGKTLLIDLHEGKVTLPLIRAVAGGFGRAEDVERAKTGDDAACLRLAQAVRSSGACDAVREIARDHTNRALSALHGASPEGTSRELLAAVARELTGRTK from the coding sequence ATGAACTCCGTCACGCTGTTGCAGGAGACGGCCATCCCCGAGCGTGTGGGCACCCGCGCGGCCCAGCGGATTGCCGATGTCGCATCACTTTTTGCCGAGGACATGACGTTCGTCGAGGACGAACTGTCGCGCGCCGTTCGCACCGGCCTCAACCCGGCCACGGACTCGGCCGCACATCTGTTGGACGCGGGCGGCAAGCGGGTGCGGCCGCTCACCGTGCTTCTCGCGGCCTCGTGCTTCGGCGCCACCATGACGCAAGCCGTTCGCGAGCTGGCCGTCGTCGCGGAATTGGTGCACTTGGCCACGTTGCTCCACGACGACGTGATCGACGACGGGATGGAGCGGCGCGGACATCCCGCCGCCCGTCGCGTCTGGGGCAACGCCGTCAGCGTTCTCGCCGGTGACCTTTTGCTCACGCACGCGCTCGAGCGGACCAGCGCGGCCGTTCGTCATGGCGGCGACGCCTCCGCGCTCACCGATTTGATCACCACCTTGCGCCGGTTGGTCGACGGCGAGGTCGTGCAGCTCCGCTCGCGCTCGCGCCTCGATCTGGAGGAGGCTACGTATTTCCGCGTGGTGCGCGACAAGACGGCGTCCCTTTTTGGATGGGCAGCGCGGGTGGGCGCCCGCTCGGGCGGCGCGTCCGAGGCGGCGGCGCAGTCGTTCGGCGTTTTTGGCGAACACGTTGGGATTGCGTTTCAATTGGTCGACGACTGCCTCGACTACGCGGGCGATCCCGAGGTCACGGGCAAGACGCTGCTCATCGACCTGCACGAGGGCAAGGTCACCCTTCCCCTCATCCGCGCCGTGGCCGGTGGCTTTGGCCGGGCGGAAGACGTGGAGCGGGCGAAGACCGGCGATGACGCCGCGTGCCTGCGCCTGGCCCAGGCCGTGCGCAGCAGCGGGGCGTGCGACGCCGTGCGGGAAATCGCGCGAGACCATACGAACCGCGCCCTGTCCGCCTTGCACGGTGCCTCGCCCGAGGGCACGTCGCGCGAGCTTTTGGCGGCCGTCGCACGGGAGTTGACGGGCCGCACCAAGTGA
- a CDS encoding RluA family pseudouridine synthase: MVAAAASHEEITLVAPREASGVRLDRFLAGALASHPAAPSRAELQRWIEAGHVTVDGAPARAAAKLRPGQTVQVKPAPPEPSAAQPDAGVVFEVLYQDDDLVVIDKPAGLVVHPARGHDTGTLVNGLLARGLVERIQDEHDENDDPRYARPGIVHRIDKGTSGILVVARHPRAREALKLQFQAHSILREYEAIAVGDVRSQTFATLHGRHPTDRMRYTSKVRQGKHAVTHVRALERLRDGRATHVVCSLETGRTHQIRVHLSESGHPIVGDPVYGRTPRDPDLRDAAARLGHQALHARTLGFVHPTTGDTMRFESPPPPDFLAALQSLR, encoded by the coding sequence TTGGTAGCGGCGGCGGCATCGCACGAAGAGATCACGCTCGTCGCGCCGCGCGAGGCGTCCGGTGTGCGGCTCGACCGGTTTCTCGCAGGCGCGCTGGCGTCGCATCCGGCCGCGCCTTCCCGCGCGGAGTTGCAGCGCTGGATCGAGGCGGGGCACGTGACGGTGGACGGCGCCCCCGCGCGGGCGGCGGCGAAGCTGCGCCCAGGGCAGACGGTGCAGGTGAAGCCTGCGCCACCGGAACCGAGTGCCGCGCAGCCGGACGCGGGCGTAGTGTTCGAGGTGCTCTACCAGGACGATGACCTGGTGGTGATCGACAAGCCCGCCGGGCTGGTGGTGCATCCGGCGCGAGGTCATGACACGGGCACGCTGGTGAACGGTCTGCTCGCACGCGGGCTCGTGGAGCGCATCCAGGACGAGCACGACGAGAACGACGACCCACGCTACGCGCGCCCGGGCATCGTGCACCGCATCGACAAGGGCACGAGCGGCATCCTCGTGGTGGCGCGTCATCCGCGGGCGCGCGAGGCGCTCAAGCTGCAGTTTCAAGCGCACAGCATCTTGCGCGAATACGAAGCCATCGCGGTGGGCGACGTGCGCTCGCAGACCTTTGCGACCTTGCATGGCCGGCATCCGACGGATCGCATGCGTTACACGAGCAAGGTCCGGCAAGGAAAGCACGCCGTGACGCACGTGCGCGCGCTGGAGCGGCTGCGCGATGGGCGAGCAACCCATGTGGTGTGCTCGCTCGAGACGGGGCGCACGCACCAGATCCGCGTGCACCTGTCCGAATCGGGGCACCCCATCGTGGGCGATCCGGTCTACGGCCGTACCCCGCGCGATCCCGATCTGCGCGATGCGGCGGCGCGGCTCGGGCACCAAGCGCTGCACGCGCGCACGTTGGGCTTCGTGCATCCGACGACGGGCGACACGATGCGCTTCGAGTCGCCCCCGCCGCCCGATTTCCTCGCGGCGCTGCAGTCGCTTCGCTAA
- a CDS encoding AAA family ATPase has product MSPGSLDDVALLEKAAQASAHLKRAVGERVVGQEEVIDLMLVALLARGHALLVGVPGLAKTLLVASLAEALDLSFGRVQFTPDLLPADITGTDVLQEEEDGAGQLRRRVRFLPGPIFCHLVLADEINRTPPKTQAALLQAMQERRVTVGTKTHVLPDPFQVFATRNPIEQEGTYPLPEAQLDRFLLEIHIDYPSEVEEREIARKTTSAEIGSVPRVLLADDVRALQSLVPRIPVTDEAVELAVALGRATRPVKSDGSKLKGGGGVPEVGEFVRFGAGPRGSQALVLAAKARAALRGEAAADVDDVRALIVPVLRHRLVLSYRAEADGVRDVDVLERVAAHVARRHGTEVAPR; this is encoded by the coding sequence GTGTCGCCCGGTTCGCTGGACGACGTGGCGCTTCTGGAAAAAGCAGCTCAAGCGAGCGCCCACCTCAAGCGTGCAGTCGGCGAACGGGTGGTCGGGCAAGAGGAGGTCATCGACCTGATGCTCGTCGCGCTGCTGGCGCGCGGGCATGCGCTGCTGGTCGGTGTGCCGGGTCTGGCCAAGACGCTCTTGGTGGCGTCGCTCGCCGAGGCGCTCGATCTGAGCTTCGGACGCGTGCAGTTTACACCGGATTTGCTCCCCGCCGACATCACCGGCACCGACGTGCTGCAGGAAGAAGAAGACGGCGCGGGGCAACTTCGAAGGCGCGTGCGCTTTCTTCCGGGCCCCATCTTCTGCCATTTGGTGCTGGCCGACGAGATCAACCGCACCCCGCCGAAGACGCAGGCCGCGCTTCTTCAGGCGATGCAGGAGCGTCGGGTGACCGTGGGTACGAAGACGCACGTCCTGCCGGATCCGTTTCAGGTGTTCGCGACGCGCAACCCCATCGAGCAGGAGGGCACGTACCCGTTGCCCGAGGCGCAGCTCGATCGGTTCCTGCTCGAGATTCACATCGATTATCCGTCCGAGGTCGAGGAGCGGGAGATTGCCCGCAAGACGACCAGCGCCGAAATTGGCTCGGTGCCGCGTGTGCTGCTGGCCGACGACGTGCGCGCGCTGCAGTCGCTGGTGCCGCGCATTCCGGTGACCGATGAAGCGGTGGAGTTGGCCGTGGCGTTGGGCCGGGCGACGCGTCCGGTGAAGTCCGACGGGAGCAAACTGAAAGGGGGCGGGGGAGTGCCCGAGGTGGGCGAGTTCGTGCGCTTCGGCGCCGGGCCGCGCGGCTCGCAGGCGCTGGTGCTCGCCGCCAAGGCGCGCGCGGCGCTTCGCGGGGAGGCGGCGGCCGACGTGGACGATGTGCGGGCGCTCATCGTGCCGGTGCTGCGCCATCGGCTGGTCCTGAGCTACCGCGCCGAGGCCGACGGCGTCCGCGACGTCGATGTGCTGGAGCGCGTGGCCGCGCACGTGGCGAGGAGGCATGGAACCGAAGTCGCGCCGCGGTAA